In one Lagopus muta isolate bLagMut1 chromosome 34, bLagMut1 primary, whole genome shotgun sequence genomic region, the following are encoded:
- the LOC125686320 gene encoding LOW QUALITY PROTEIN: PDZ domain-containing protein GIPC1-like (The sequence of the model RefSeq protein was modified relative to this genomic sequence to represent the inferred CDS: inserted 1 base in 1 codon; deleted 5 bases in 4 codons), protein MPLGLGRRKKAAPLVENEEAAGGRGGTAGGDGGVGGRSRGCGGAPPAGPQPPGLPPPPAALRPRXVFHTQLAHGSPTGRIEGFSNVRELYGKIAEAFRIPPGEVMFCTLNTHKVDMEKLLGGQIGLEDFIFAHTKGQRKEVEVLKSEEALGLTIPDNGAGYAFIKRIKGGQRDRRVPLIGVGDMIEAINGRSLVGSAALRRGAGTEELPRGRTFALQLTEPRRPLDMISQRTAGGRGGGTALGSGRGTLRLRAHGPATVEEQPSAFEERAIAKVDDLLESYMGIRDTELAATMVELGRDARDPDALAQAQDSQLGDFAFPDEFVFDVLGAIGDAKARALLRGGHPKTLRAPGATS, encoded by the exons ATGCCGCTGGGCCTGGGCAGGCGCAAGAAGGCCGCACCGCTGGTGGAGAACGAGGAGGCGGCGGGGGGCCGGGGGGGAACGGCGGGGGGGGACGGAGGAGTCGGGGGGAGATCACGGGGGTGC GGCGGTGCCCCCCCCGCCGGCCCGCAGCCCCCCGGGTtgcccccgccgcccgccgcgctCCGGCCCC TGGTGTTTCACACGCAGTTGGCGCACGGCAGCCCCACGGGCCGCATTGAGGGATTCAGCAACGTGAGGGAGCTGTACGGGAAGATCGCCGAGGCGTTCCGCATCCCGCCCGGGGAG gtGATGTTCTGCACGCTGAACACGCACAAGGTGGACATGGAGAAGCTGCTG GGGGGGCAGATCGGCCTGGAGGATTTCATCTTCGCTCACACCAAAGGGCAGCGCAAGGAGGTGGAGGTGCTCAAATCCGAGGAGGCCCTGGGGCTGACCATCCCCGACAACGGCGCCGGATACGCCTTCATCAAG CGGATCAAGGGAGGGCAGCGTGATCGCCGCGTGCCGCTGATCGGCGTCGGGGACATGATTGAGGCCATCAACGGGCGCAGCCTGGTGGGGAGCGCGGCACTACGACGTGGCGCGGGCACTGAAGAGCTGCCGCGAGGGAGAACCTTTGCCCTGCAGCTCACCGAGCCCAGAAGGCCTTTG G ACATGATCAGCCAGCGCACGgcggggggccggggggggggcaCAGCGCTGGGCAGCGGTCGGGGCACCCTGAGGCTGCGCGCCCACGGCCCGGCCACCGTGGAGGAGCAG CCCAGCGCCTTCGAGGAGCGCGCC ATCGCCAAGGTGGACGATCTGCTGGAGAGCTACATG GGCATCCGCGACACCGAGCTGG CTGCCACCATGGTGGAGCTGGGCCGCGATGCCCGTGACCCCGACGCTCTGGCGCAGGCCCAGGACTCACAGCTCGGGGACTTTGCCTTCCCTGATGAGTTCGTCTTTGACGTCTTGGGGGCCATCGGGGACGCCAAGGCCAGGGCGCTGCTAAGGGGGGGGCACCCCAAAACACTCAGAGCACCAGGAGCCACCAGCTGA